One segment of Buteo buteo chromosome 6, bButBut1.hap1.1, whole genome shotgun sequence DNA contains the following:
- the TGFB3 gene encoding transforming growth factor beta-3 proprotein isoform X1, protein MVQREGRAPRSPRGGGAARAADTCGGAARRGAPGSAGRGAAHGEGARRGEARRPQLLLAERCQLFLEVLSRARRSEFMHLLAKPQPAGSGEAAASTSPGPPRPLAAARGSLPGAPAAAPSHMKMYVQRALVLLSLLSFATVSLSLSSCTTLDLDHIKKKRVEAIRGQILSKLRLTSPPETVGPAHVPYQILALYNSTRELLEEMEEEKEESCSQDNTESEYYAKEIHKFDMIQGLPEHNELGICPKGVTSNVFRFNVSSAEKNSTNLFRAEFRVLRVPNPSSKRSEQRIELFQILRPDEHIAKQRYLSGRNVQTRGSPEWLSFDVTETVREWLLHRESNLGLEISIHCPCHTFQPNGDILENLHEVLEIKFKGIDSEDDYGRGDLGRLKKQKDLHNPHLILMMLPPHRLESPALGGQRKKRALDTNYCFRNLEENCCVRPLYIDFRQDLGWKWVHEPKGYFANFCSGPCPYLRSADTTHSTVLGLYNTLNPEASASPCCVPQDLEPLTILYYVGRTPKVEQLSNMVVKSCKCS, encoded by the exons ATGGTGCAGCGAGAGGGGCGGGCGCCGCgctccccccgcggcggcggggcggcgcgggccgCTGACACGtgcggcggcgcggcgcggcggggcgccCCCGGCTCCGCGGGACGCGGGGCGGCGCATGGGGAAGGAGCCCGGCGCGGCGAGGCACGGCGCCCGCAGCTTCTCCTTGCGGAGCGCTGCCAGCTCTTCCTGGAAGTCCTGAGTCGCGCACGGCGCAGTGAGTTCATGCACCTCCTCGCCAAGCCTCAGCCTGCGGGATCTGGGGAGGCTGCCGCCAGCACATCGCCCGGTCCCCCGCGCCCGCTCGCCGCCGCCCGGGGGTCTCTCCCGggggcccccgccgccgccccctcgCACATGAAGATGTACGTGCAAAGGGCTCTGgtgctgctctccctgctgaGCTTCGCCACCGTGAGCCTCTCGCTGTCCTCCTGCACCACCTTGGACCTGGACCACATCAAGAAGAAGAGGGTGGAAGCCATCCGGGGGCAGATCCTGAGCAAGCTGCGGCTCACCAGCCCCCCCGAGACCGTGGGGCCGGCCCATGTGCCCTACCAGATCCTGGCCCTCTATAACAGCACccgggagctgctggaggagatggaggaggagaaggaggagagctGCTCTCAGGACAACACCGAGTCCGAATACTATGCCAAAGAGATCCATAAATTTGACATGATCCAGGGCCTCCCCGAGCACA ATGAGTTGGGCATTTGTCCAAAAGGTGTCACCTCCAACGTGTTCCGCTTTAATGTGTCCTCGGCAGAGAAGAACAGCACCAACTTGTTCCGGGCTGAGTTTCGGGTGCTGCGCGTGCCCAACCCGAGCTCCAAACGCAGCGAGCAGCGCATTGAGCTCTTCCAG ATCCTTCGGCCGGATGAGCACATAGCAAAGCAGCGCTACCTCAGTGGCAGGAATGTGCAGACACGGGGCTCCCCTGAGTGGCTGTCCTTCGATGTCACCGAGACTGTGCGTGAGTGGCTTCTGCACAGAG AGTCCAACCTTGGCCTGGAAATTAGCATACACTGTCCTTGCCATACTTTTCAGCCCAACGGGGACATCTTGGAGAATTTGCACGAGGTCTTGGAGATCAAGTTCAAAG GCATTGACAGTGAGGATGACTATGGCCGTGGGGACTTGGGGCGcctgaagaagcagaaagactTGCATAATCCCCACCTCATCTTGATGATGTTACCCCCACATCGGCTGGAGAGTCCAGCGTTGGGAGGCCAGAGAAAGAAGCGGGCCCTGGATACCAACTACTGTTTCCG GAACCTGGAGGAGAACTGCTGCGTGCGTCCTCTGTACATCGACTTCCGACAGGACCTTGGCTGGAAATGGGTCCACGAACCTAAGGGCTACTTTGCTAACTTTTGTTCGGGCCCCTGTCCGTACCTCCGCAGCGCAGACACCACTCACAGCACG GTGCTGGGCTTATACAACACGCTGAATCCTGAGGCATCCGCTTCGCCCTGCTGTGTCCCCCAGGACCTGGAGCCGCTCACTATCTTGTACTATGTTGGCAGGACCCCCAAAGTGGAGCAGCTCTCCAACATGGTGGTGAAATCCTGCAAGTGCAGCTGA
- the TGFB3 gene encoding transforming growth factor beta-3 proprotein isoform X2: MVQREGRAPRSPRGGGAARAADTCGGAARRGAPGSAGRGAAHGEGARRGEARRPQLLLAERCQLFLEVLSRARRSEFMHLLAKPQPAGSGEAAASTSPGPPRPLAAARGSLPGAPAAAPSHMKMYVQRALVLLSLLSFATVSLSLSSCTTLDLDHIKKKRVEAIRGQILSKLRLTSPPETVGPAHVPYQILALYNSTRELLEEMEEEKEESCSQDNTESEYYAKEIHKFDMIQGLPEHNELGICPKGVTSNVFRFNVSSAEKNSTNLFRAEFRVLRVPNPSSKRSEQRIELFQILRPDEHIAKQRYLSGRNVQTRGSPEWLSFDVTETVQSNLGLEISIHCPCHTFQPNGDILENLHEVLEIKFKGIDSEDDYGRGDLGRLKKQKDLHNPHLILMMLPPHRLESPALGGQRKKRALDTNYCFRNLEENCCVRPLYIDFRQDLGWKWVHEPKGYFANFCSGPCPYLRSADTTHSTVLGLYNTLNPEASASPCCVPQDLEPLTILYYVGRTPKVEQLSNMVVKSCKCS; the protein is encoded by the exons ATGGTGCAGCGAGAGGGGCGGGCGCCGCgctccccccgcggcggcggggcggcgcgggccgCTGACACGtgcggcggcgcggcgcggcggggcgccCCCGGCTCCGCGGGACGCGGGGCGGCGCATGGGGAAGGAGCCCGGCGCGGCGAGGCACGGCGCCCGCAGCTTCTCCTTGCGGAGCGCTGCCAGCTCTTCCTGGAAGTCCTGAGTCGCGCACGGCGCAGTGAGTTCATGCACCTCCTCGCCAAGCCTCAGCCTGCGGGATCTGGGGAGGCTGCCGCCAGCACATCGCCCGGTCCCCCGCGCCCGCTCGCCGCCGCCCGGGGGTCTCTCCCGggggcccccgccgccgccccctcgCACATGAAGATGTACGTGCAAAGGGCTCTGgtgctgctctccctgctgaGCTTCGCCACCGTGAGCCTCTCGCTGTCCTCCTGCACCACCTTGGACCTGGACCACATCAAGAAGAAGAGGGTGGAAGCCATCCGGGGGCAGATCCTGAGCAAGCTGCGGCTCACCAGCCCCCCCGAGACCGTGGGGCCGGCCCATGTGCCCTACCAGATCCTGGCCCTCTATAACAGCACccgggagctgctggaggagatggaggaggagaaggaggagagctGCTCTCAGGACAACACCGAGTCCGAATACTATGCCAAAGAGATCCATAAATTTGACATGATCCAGGGCCTCCCCGAGCACA ATGAGTTGGGCATTTGTCCAAAAGGTGTCACCTCCAACGTGTTCCGCTTTAATGTGTCCTCGGCAGAGAAGAACAGCACCAACTTGTTCCGGGCTGAGTTTCGGGTGCTGCGCGTGCCCAACCCGAGCTCCAAACGCAGCGAGCAGCGCATTGAGCTCTTCCAG ATCCTTCGGCCGGATGAGCACATAGCAAAGCAGCGCTACCTCAGTGGCAGGAATGTGCAGACACGGGGCTCCCCTGAGTGGCTGTCCTTCGATGTCACCGAGACTGTGC AGTCCAACCTTGGCCTGGAAATTAGCATACACTGTCCTTGCCATACTTTTCAGCCCAACGGGGACATCTTGGAGAATTTGCACGAGGTCTTGGAGATCAAGTTCAAAG GCATTGACAGTGAGGATGACTATGGCCGTGGGGACTTGGGGCGcctgaagaagcagaaagactTGCATAATCCCCACCTCATCTTGATGATGTTACCCCCACATCGGCTGGAGAGTCCAGCGTTGGGAGGCCAGAGAAAGAAGCGGGCCCTGGATACCAACTACTGTTTCCG GAACCTGGAGGAGAACTGCTGCGTGCGTCCTCTGTACATCGACTTCCGACAGGACCTTGGCTGGAAATGGGTCCACGAACCTAAGGGCTACTTTGCTAACTTTTGTTCGGGCCCCTGTCCGTACCTCCGCAGCGCAGACACCACTCACAGCACG GTGCTGGGCTTATACAACACGCTGAATCCTGAGGCATCCGCTTCGCCCTGCTGTGTCCCCCAGGACCTGGAGCCGCTCACTATCTTGTACTATGTTGGCAGGACCCCCAAAGTGGAGCAGCTCTCCAACATGGTGGTGAAATCCTGCAAGTGCAGCTGA